One segment of Anatilimnocola aggregata DNA contains the following:
- a CDS encoding deoxyribonuclease IV has protein sequence MPLLGAHMSIAGGYYKALDAAGALGMETCQVFTKNNNQWRAKEITKAEIGQFADSRQKHNIQHVLSHASYLINMAAEADELWNKSVEGLVVELQRAAALSIPHVVVHPGAGVKLTEEAAIARVSAAINRVHDLAGEVGSQILLENTAGQGTTLGRRFEQLAAIIAGVKLEHRVGVCIDTCHAFAAGYPLGTLPAYTAMWNEFDTLLGRDRLKAMHLNDSKKPLGSRVDRHEHIGHGALGLEPFRLLMNDVRLQQTPMYLETEKAENDDGEPWDAVNLRTLRELVTG, from the coding sequence ATGCCCCTCCTCGGTGCCCACATGTCGATCGCTGGCGGCTACTACAAGGCCCTCGATGCTGCCGGCGCGCTGGGGATGGAGACCTGTCAGGTCTTCACGAAGAATAACAATCAGTGGCGGGCGAAAGAAATCACCAAGGCGGAGATTGGGCAGTTCGCTGATTCTCGCCAGAAGCACAATATCCAGCATGTATTGTCGCACGCCTCTTATCTGATCAACATGGCGGCTGAAGCGGACGAGCTGTGGAACAAATCCGTTGAAGGACTAGTGGTGGAACTACAACGTGCCGCGGCATTGAGCATTCCTCACGTCGTAGTGCATCCCGGTGCGGGAGTGAAGCTGACAGAAGAAGCAGCCATCGCTCGTGTTTCGGCAGCCATCAATCGCGTACACGACTTGGCCGGCGAAGTCGGTTCGCAGATCCTGCTGGAGAACACAGCAGGACAGGGGACCACCTTGGGGCGTCGCTTTGAACAGCTGGCAGCCATCATCGCGGGGGTAAAGCTTGAACATCGCGTGGGTGTTTGCATCGATACCTGCCACGCGTTTGCTGCCGGCTATCCGCTGGGAACTTTGCCAGCGTACACAGCCATGTGGAACGAGTTCGATACGCTTCTTGGCCGAGATCGGCTCAAGGCGATGCATCTGAACGACAGTAAGAAGCCACTCGGCTCGCGCGTTGATCGTCACGAGCACATCGGCCATGGCGCGCTGGGACTGGAGCCATTTCGCCTGCTCATGAACGATGTTCGCCTGCAGCAGACGCCCATGTATCTCGAAACTGAAAAGGCCGAGAACGACGATGGCGAACCCTGGGACGCTGTCAACCTTCGCACGCTACGCGAACTTGTTACCGGCTAG
- a CDS encoding class I SAM-dependent methyltransferase, with amino-acid sequence MTAKKEALKAEEALNKLIRDFSFDTVLDVGCGYGLHTARFRAAGKQVTPTDMFSFFDGGVVTGDYLEVQFGQQFDCLWVSHVLEHQLNVNFFLKKLHRDLKEGGLLAISVPPLKHEIVGGHVTLWNAGIVLYNLILAGFDCSQARVKCYGYNISIITPKITAKLPYDQLKFDNGDVDTLAEFFPKHPKLKWQQNVPGNIAQLNWDADEFVMHRDPKAEWRRIRRWFSPRRWFEKPSEKRAA; translated from the coding sequence ATGACCGCCAAAAAAGAAGCCCTCAAAGCTGAGGAAGCATTGAACAAGCTGATTCGCGATTTTTCGTTCGACACCGTGCTCGATGTGGGCTGCGGCTACGGCCTGCATACCGCCCGCTTTCGTGCTGCTGGGAAACAAGTCACGCCGACCGATATGTTTTCGTTCTTCGATGGCGGCGTCGTCACCGGCGACTATCTGGAAGTGCAGTTTGGCCAGCAGTTCGATTGCCTCTGGGTTTCGCATGTGCTCGAGCATCAACTTAACGTCAACTTCTTCCTCAAGAAGTTGCATCGCGATCTGAAAGAAGGGGGCTTGCTGGCCATCAGTGTGCCGCCACTCAAACACGAAATCGTCGGCGGCCACGTCACGCTGTGGAACGCCGGTATCGTCCTCTACAACCTGATTCTCGCCGGCTTCGATTGCTCGCAGGCTCGCGTCAAGTGCTACGGCTATAACATCAGCATCATCACGCCCAAGATCACCGCCAAGCTGCCGTACGACCAACTCAAATTCGACAACGGCGACGTCGATACGCTGGCCGAATTCTTCCCCAAGCACCCGAAGCTCAAGTGGCAGCAGAACGTCCCAGGCAATATCGCCCAGCTCAATTGGGACGCCGACGAGTTCGTCATGCACCGCGACCCGAAAGCTGAATGGCGGCGCATTCGCCGTTGGTTCTCTCCCCGCCGCTGGTTCGAGAAGCCTTCGGAAAAACGGGCCGCGTAA
- a CDS encoding capsular polysaccharide export protein, LipB/KpsS family, with the protein MKTIVVEDRTCLLAKPVLQAIADTCISLGHRVVRWRGPLSGRVPHSRRLQRCHAAFVWNGVHPSYAPAMAELAAMQARVANVELGWNPQRGTCQIDTAGINATASWSSEPLLTVGKTPLAVRPQGDLLVPLQLDRDTQITQLSPSFANMRALVEFLCRNSRLPVRVRPHPKAPADPLLQQTTLRLGGSWDDSSNFAMAVQRCRAVALVNSSVGVEALGQQLPVLCFGQSIYRHEGAVYCLNNDPAATAQVTSELQHGHCTLTVERVAAAYHRVMSHQWTHAEIPQRLPAIVDQLLAGTVDFADQPYGLWSQLIHLLTPWTGSGRRAA; encoded by the coding sequence ATGAAAACGATCGTCGTTGAAGACCGTACCTGCCTGCTCGCCAAGCCAGTGCTGCAGGCGATTGCCGATACGTGCATTTCGCTGGGCCATCGCGTCGTTCGCTGGCGAGGTCCGCTCTCGGGGCGTGTGCCTCATTCGCGCCGTTTACAGCGTTGCCATGCTGCCTTTGTGTGGAATGGTGTTCATCCCAGCTACGCTCCTGCGATGGCCGAGTTGGCGGCCATGCAAGCGCGAGTCGCTAATGTCGAATTGGGTTGGAACCCGCAACGTGGAACTTGTCAGATCGATACCGCAGGAATTAATGCCACGGCCAGTTGGTCGAGCGAGCCGCTGCTGACCGTCGGCAAGACTCCTCTGGCCGTCCGTCCGCAGGGGGATCTGCTCGTTCCGCTACAACTCGATCGCGATACGCAAATCACGCAGCTGTCACCCTCCTTTGCCAACATGAGGGCCTTGGTCGAGTTTCTCTGCCGCAATTCGCGCTTGCCGGTGCGAGTTCGCCCACATCCCAAAGCTCCGGCCGATCCGCTGCTGCAACAGACGACCTTGCGTCTCGGAGGAAGCTGGGACGACAGCTCGAACTTTGCCATGGCCGTGCAGCGCTGCCGGGCCGTTGCCCTCGTCAATTCATCCGTGGGTGTGGAAGCACTGGGCCAGCAGTTGCCGGTGTTGTGTTTCGGTCAGTCGATTTATCGGCACGAAGGGGCCGTCTATTGCCTGAACAACGACCCAGCCGCGACGGCACAGGTGACGAGTGAACTACAGCACGGACACTGCACCCTCACCGTCGAACGCGTGGCTGCTGCCTATCACCGCGTGATGAGCCATCAATGGACGCACGCCGAAATCCCCCAGCGTTTGCCGGCGATTGTCGATCAACTCCTGGCTGGTACCGTTGACTTTGCCGATCAACCCTACGGCCTGTGGTCTCAGCTGATTCACTTGCTTACACCTTGGACTGGCAGCGGACGCCGCGCTGCCTGA